The window CGTCGGCGTACGCACGGAAGAGGGCTTTGGTCAGCTTCGCCTCTGGCATCTGCAGCCGCTTTCCCTCGCGAAGAGGATGCAGCAAAAGGAACGGCGTGCAGTCAAGTCGCCCGAGGTGCGCAGGCGGGCGAAAGAACTCCTCCTCTGCGCGGCGCAGCGGAAGATGGTCGTCTATGCGGCGGAAGATGTGCAGAAGCTCACGGGGGGTAAAGGGGTATCGCACTTTTTCGCACGACTCGATTCGATGTGGATGCGTGGACGGGCAAACATGCAGGGAGCATTGCGCGAGGAAATCCGCAGTCAGAAAAGCAATGCGTCGACGCCCTTTGCCAAGAATCTAGAGGCGATCAAGTTCAACGGGCGCTCCTTGGAGGAACTTTTGATGAAGGCGAATCTCGCCGATATGCCGTACAACAAGGAACGTCGTTGGAAAAAAGAGCTGGGCGAAGATCTCGAGGCATTCCTGGAAGATGTAGGCGAGCCGGACTTCCTGACGAGCGGCACGGCGCAGGACGCGCTCTTCTATGCGTATTGGCACAATTTCTTCCGCTTCGCGAGAAAGGCAGCGGCAGGAAAAGGAGGCGAGGAGTGATGGCGATGAGCGAAGAGAGTATCAAGAGCAAGGTCATCCTCAAAGGCACGCTCGTCCTCGATGCGCCGCTCCTCATCGGTGCGGGCGGCAGCGGTGCAGGCAATGAGATCGATACCGAGGTGCTGAAGACAAAAGCAGGACAGCCGTTCATCCCCGGCACATCGCTCGCCGGAGCGCTGCGAGACTTCATGACAGCGGAAAATGCGCTCGGCATGCGTCTGCTCTTCGGCACAGAAGCCGCGTATGAAAGACAGCATAATGCGGCTTGGCAAAGCTCCATCCGCATCGACGACGTCAAGCTGAACAACGTGGAAATCGTCGTGCGCGACGGCGTGAGCCTCGACGAGATCACGGGCACGGCAATCGAGCATCATAAGTTCGACTACGAGGCGGTGGGCAGCGGCGCGACGGGGAAGTTCTTCGCCGAGATCACGCAGCGCGGCATCCATGAGAGGTACGAGGACGCTATGAAGGAGGCGGTTGACCTCTTGGCGCATAGACTCGCTGCAGGGTTCTCCCTGGGTGCACATACGGCGAAGGGCTTTGGCGAAATACATGTGGGGGAGTTGAAGGTCTACCGCTACGATTTCAAAAATCCCGATCACGTCAGAGCTTGGCTTGGCTCAGAGGGAAAGAGCGAAGCTCTCGTCGAGCCGGAAGTATACGAACGACAGAAGGGCTTCTATGCCAAGGACGACTGCGTGCTCGAAGCGAAGTTCGCCTTGAAAAGCTCGCTTCTCGTGCGCGACTATGCGCGTGCTATGGAGGTGAAGACGGCAGAGCGCATGGATGATAAGGGGACGTCCGTGCAGGCGCTCATGCTGCGCGAGAACGATCATTGGCTGATTCCCGGCGCGAGCATCAAGGGGGCGCTGCGTCATCGCGCGGCGGAAATCCTGCGCAAACTCGATATCGACAGCACACTGCTCGACCGCATGATGGGGCCTTCGCTCGATCGCATCAAGGAGAAGCCTGCGGAGAAGTGGAAGAGCCATCTGCTTGTCTCGGAAGCACGCCTCGAAAATGGCGTTGTGACGGGACTGCAGACGCGCGTGCGTATCGACCGCTTCACGGGCGGCAAGATTGACACGGCCCTTTTCGCCACGGCTCCCATCTGGCAGAGGGAGAAAGAGGGAGCGGCGCTTTCCATGCGCCTTGTTCTGCATGAGCCGAAGGAAGAGGAGCGCGCCTGGCAGATCGGCCTTCTGCTCCTTTTGCTCAAGGAATTGTCACTCGGCAGACTGGCGCTCGGCGGCGAGAAGGGCATCGGCCGCGGTGTGCTTGAGGGAAGAGGCGCCGTCCTGCATTATCATGGTGAGGAAATTGCCTGGGATGCGACGCCCGGCGCCTTGACGGATGAAGAGAGACGGAAATTGCAGGGATTCGTCGAAGCCCTGCTGAAAAAGAGGGAGGCGAAAGCTCTATGAGCATCGAACTGGCATTGGAAGATCAGATGTGCATACAGCAGGGAAGCTCAGAGAGGCTCGCCGTAAGTCTCGCGAGGAAGGAAGCCGCCCTCTGCGAAAAGCTCGAAGTGCTCGGCATGAAGGAAGCGAATGTCGTCGTCTGGCAGGTGCACGGCATCACTTGGGGACGCTGGCAGAACGGCTCGCTCAAGCTGGCAGGCGATGCGGCTAAGAAGTGCAGCCTGTGGCTGGAACTGCGCGTATTCAACGAGGAAGAAGAGCTTCATTTGAAGAAGAGCGGCGACATGTGGCTCGGGCGTTGGCGCAAGGACGGCGCGGGCGAGGCGACGGAATACGTTGACAGCATCTCACGCTTCTGGGGCGAGAGAGTAGAGGCAGCGGATGCGCCCGAAGGCTATATGAAGCTCGAAGATGCAGCGCGAAAGCTCAAGCAGATTTTGCCGCAGGCCGAAGAGCGCGCGAAATACTACGGCTTGGTGACGCGCAGCTATATCGGCTACGAGGCGACGGGGCAGGCCGGCTATGCGGACTATCGCTATGTGCGCATAGCGGCGGCGGATGTGGAAGGAGGTATGGAAGATGGCAATGCGAGATGAAAAAGCCACGGCATCGTACAACTTCGTGCCGCTGCCAGCGACGGTCATCCGTTCGCCCATCGACGGCGGTGCGAAGAATGATGCAGAACGGCAGGAAAACTACAAGAGATATGTGAAGGAACATGGCAGGCTCAGCGGCTATATTGAGCTGAGCTGCCGCACGATGACGCCTGTCTTCATCGGCACGGGCGACAAGGAAGGCGCGTTCTTCGCCCCCGTCGGCAAGCCCGTCCTGCCGGGCAGCACGCTTCGCGGCATGGTCAAGAACATCTTCAAGATCGTGACCTGCGGCGCGATGCGCACGATGAAATCCGATGTTGTGGGCGGTCAGCGACAAGATTTCGATGTCGACAATCGGAGACTCTACTTTCGCACTGTAGCTGCGAAAAAGAACAGTCTCACGAAACTCTATGATGAAGAATTGCTCGAAAGGACTGATACGGATGAAGATGGCGAGCGGATCAGCATAACGAAGGCGGAAGCAGCGTTTCTCGTCCATGACAGCCAGGATGGAAACCATTACATGTGCCGTGCCGAATATCGCCATAAGAAGGTCGAAGATAAAGGTTTTCTTAAGCACAATGCAGGAAAGATCCTTTGGGAAACGTACGAAAGGACGGGAGAACTTCCCTGCTTTACCGGCGCGATGTTTTCCAAGAAGCGCTATACCGTGCATTTCAATCCAGACTGGAATGACCGTGTGCTTGTCACGCCGGAGGTTATAGCGCAATACAAAGAAGATCTTTTGCGCAGCGATGTCTTGGATTTGTTCAAGCTGGCGCGCAAGAATGAGGAGGCAAGGAACTTTACGGGAGATGATCGCTATGATTTCGTTGTGCCTTGCTTTTACAAGAATGAAAATGGCACGGTGAAACATTTCGGGTTTGGGCAGTTCTATCGTATTTGCTACCCTTATCGGCTTGGTGAGGCAGGGCATATTCCCGAGATCCTTCAGTCGAAAGCCGTTGATTATGCGGATGCGCTTTTTGGTCGCACGGAGCTTTGGGGCAGCCGCTTGTTCTTCGAGGATGCTGTGCTCAAAGAAAGCAAGGGATTTGAAGGGCAGCATTACTCGAAAACCTTGGGCGAGCCGAAACCCACGTCGTTCCAGCTCTACATGAAGCAAGAAGATGGAAAGAATCTCAATCACTGGGGCACGGAAAATGCCGCGATTCGCGGCTACAAGCTGTATTGGCATCAGAAGCCGGGTTTTCGCTGGCAAAAAGACGGCGACGTGAAGGACAATGTTGACCGCAAATTGCGTCCCTTGAAGGCGGGCAATGTGTTCAAGGGTAGAATACGCTTCAAGAACCTCAGCGAAGTGGAGCTTGGCGCATTGCTCAAGGTCTTTTCGCTCGCGGCAAAAGATCGCGAGCTTTGCTTCAAGATCGGACAGGGCAAGGGCATCGGGCTCGGCAGCGTGCGCATCGATGCGAAGCTCGTTCTCGTGGACGAGGTGCACGGCTATGAGCAGCTTTTTGCGGCGGACGGCGACTGGAACAAGGCGGAAAAAGAAACTTCGATGGAAGCATATCTGAAAGCCTTTGATGATGTCATCGCACAGCTCGGCAAAACGGAGCGGGCGCGCTATGAATTGTCACAGCAAGCTCTGCTCGATCTTCTCGATTGGAAGGCTGTAGAGCAGAAGGACTGGGCGGCGAGGACGCGGCAGATGACCTTGGGTGACAGGGATTCTTCTGATCGTGACGAAGTTTCCGACGCAGAGAAAAAGCAATTCCGCAATCGTTGGGTCTTGCCGACGGCGCATGAGGTATATGATGAAGGGATAGGCAAATGATCGGTGCTGTTGTCTATCGGCTGCGGGCAGAAGATACTGCCCGTGTGCCAGTTTTTCACGGACGTTGGCTGCATGGGCTGTTCTTCAAGATTATGGAAGGATATTCGGCGGAGCTTTCCACCTATGTCCATGAGACGCTTAACGTAAAGCCGTTCACCGTGTCGCTCCTCAAGTGGCGGCAGGAAAAAGACGAGGGCGGCTATCGTGTGGTTACCAGGGGCGAGAGCCTGAGCTGGCGCGTCACGGCGCTTCGGGAGGACGTATTGCAGGCGGCGCTCCATGTTCGCACGGGCGAGGTTCTGCAAGCGGGGAATTTGCCGCTTCGCGTCGAGAAAGTCAAGGCGGACGGCACAGAGGATTCGGGCGTCGTCGATGAGATGGAGCTTGTCGGCGCGGCGCTCCAAGCAGGGCGCATCGCGGAACTTCGTCTGCGCTTCCTCTCGCCCGTCGCCTTTCGCCGCGACGATAAGGACTATCCGACGCCTGATCCCGTCTTCATCTTTTCGTCGCTTGCCGACAAGTGGCAGCAAGCCGCCATGCCCGTGGAGATGGATCGCGCCTGGGTTCGCGAGGCGGCGGCGAGGGCGCTTCTGGCAGAATGGCACGGCAGCTCGCGCCGCGTCTACTTCGGCGGCGACCGCGGCATGCTAGCGTTCTCGGGCAGGTTCAGCTACGATGTCACGGCTTTGAATGAAGAAGAGCAGCACGCACTCCTTCTCCTCGCCCAATTCGCCAACTTCTCCGGCGTTGGCAGACTCACGGGACAGGGATTTGGCGAGACGCGGGCGATGTATCGGCTCTTGAGATGATCGGCATACCGCAGGCGGAGCAGCTGTCGTATAAGAAAATGTTGCAGGCGACGCTGTAAGAGCGGCAGAAGAAGCGGGAACGCTCCCTATGAGTGTTCCCGCCTTTGCGTTTGCAGAGAAAGAAATTCCGCAAGGGATATTGACAGCAGTTCAACTTCATGCTATACTTCATTACAGTGAAGTCTGGGATTTGCGAGAAACTGCCATGAGTTTTAGGTTTTCCTTGTGGACAAAAGTTTCCTTGATATTGCTGGCTTCACACCCCTTTTGAACCGCTTTTTGCGACAAAAAAGTTCCCTGAGGTTTGGGGAAAAGTGCAAAAAGGGAGGGAGTATTAGAAAACCTATTTCTGGGTTCACTGTTTTCAAGGGTTCTGGGAGACAGTATTGCATGCAATCCATACCGCTTGCGGTATTGAAACACAGAACCTTCTGGTTAGGTCTTACCTCTACACGATTGCATGCAATCCATACCGCTTGCGGTATTGAAACTCAACTCCCTCTTCCACTTTTTCCCTTCCCAATTCATTGCATGCAATCCATACCGCTTGCGGTATTGAAACTTCATCAAACATGCCAATCGTTGCGGACAGGCGGAATTGCATGCAATCCATACCGCTTGCGGTATTGAAACAATTTTATGTTTGTCTTCAGCAGGGACAATAAATTTATTGCATGCAATCCATACCGCTTGCGGTATTGAAACGATTACGCTCAATCTGCGAGCAGATCAGCGACTTCATTGCATGCAATCCATACCGCTTGCGGTATTGAAACGCTGATTTTGTTTACGAATACTACAAATTTGTTCATATTGCATGCAATCCATACCGCTTGCGGTATTGAAACTGTTTAACTGGTTAAACCCCGCTTGCTTCAGAAGCATTGCATGCAATCCATACCGCTTGCGGTATTGAAACAAGATTTTTCCTATTTTAGGAATCAAATACAACCGCATTGCATGCAATCCATACCGCTTGCGGTATTGAAACTAGCCTCCATTGGTGTTGTCAGCACCAATGTTTTCCAATTGCATGCAATCCATACCGCTTGCGGTATTTTTTTTATTTTTCGGTGCGTTTTTTTCAAACGGCCGCTTTTTTTATGGCATAATGGAGCTATCGAAAAAAAATCTTTCCGGGGAGGGATAGCGATGTGTGTCATTTATATGATGTCGGAGGAAACGAAAGCGATTAAGGATCATGGCAGGTTGATTCTTTATCGTAGGGATGAGAAGGTGGCGAGCCAGCCGATTCGTCATATTTCGGGTGTCGTGGTGACGAAGCAGGCGCATATAACGATGCCGCTGGTCTATGCCCTGTTGGAGGAAGGGATTCCGATTTCCTACATGGATTTTCGCGGACGCGTTTTGGGCGTCTTGGGCGGGGAGCAGATTTCTCTTGAGCATCTGTTTCGACAAAAAGAGGTGATGGAGCGCCCGAAGGAGCAGATTCGGCTCGTACGGGAGATTGTCTGCCGCAAGATTGGCAGCCAGCGCAGGCTGCTTAAGGAGTACAGCTATCGTGAACGGGAACTGCAGGCGATGGCGGCCATCGGCCGTCTTGCCGCATGTGCACATAAGGCGAAATATCTGATGGATCTAGAGGTGCTGCGCGGCATGGAGGGGGCAGCGTCGAGGGCCTATTTTTCGGCATTTCCGTGTCTGCTTAATGAAAAGATTTGGCGCTGGGAAGGTCGTGCGCAGCATCCAGCGCACGATGCGGTCAATGCGCTTTTGAACTACGGCTATGCGTTTCTTGAAAAGGAAGTGCGTCTTGCTTTGGCGGGCAGCGGACTGGATGCGCGTTTGGGCTTCTTTCATGCGAACAACGGACGCAAGGATAGCCTCGTCTACGACATGATGGAGCCGTACCGCCATGATGTGCTCGACCGTCTCGTTTTGAATCTCCTTCGCGGCGGGTCTTTCACGCCCGATGATTTTTTTGTGACGGGTGAGGAGTGCCGTCTTTCGCCAGCAGCGAAGAAGATTTGGGCGGCGCACTATGAAAACTATATGGAGAAACCGACGGCACGCTATGACGGGCTTTCACCGCGTGAGATGATTCGCCGCGAGATAGAAAACTTCGGCACTCGGGTTTTAAGGAAGAAAGGGGATGGTGACGTATGAAATTTCTCATTGGTTATGATATTGCCAGCAATCGCGTTCGCTCGCGTGTGGCGAAGTATCTGGAAGGCAAGGCGTACCGCATCCAATACAGTGTGTTTCTCTTTGAGGGGACGGAGCGCGAAGCGCAGGAGATTCGTGCGGCTTTGCTCACCTTGACGGAGAAGGAGGAAGGCCGTGCACTCTTCATGGCGCCGATGTGCGAGGCTTGCTGTGCGCGAATCTGGAAGGCGGGGAAGATGAGGGAGGAGGACGAGATTTGCATTGTGGCATAGCTGTTAGAGAAATGTGACACACGAGGCGCGGTGTACATAAAAATGCCGATAAAATAAAGTGTTGACATAGTTTTTTCCTTTTGCTAATATATATAGGTGCCTGACACTGAGCAGGAATCGTGCGTTGGGAGGGAAGCTGCATGACGTTGGAATCGCTGAGGGACGCGGAGCGGGTCATCGGGGTCAAGCAGGTCACGAAGGCCGTGCAGAAGAGCCGTGCGGATGCCGTTTTTTTGGCGGACGATGCGGATGAACGCGTGACGCAGCCGCTTCTCGATCTCGCGAGTGAGATCGGCGTGCAAGTCGTGCATGTCCCCACGATGCAGGAGCTTGGAAAGGCTTGCTCCATCGAGGTCGGCGCCGCTGCGGCAGCCGTACTGAAGGAAACGATGATAAAATAAAGTCCCCCAGATTTGCACAGATGCTCTGTATCTATCGAGGAGACAAACCGCAGGCGTAGCTGTGCTACGTCGAGGATTTGTCGACGACGAGAGGACAGTGCAGATGTGTGAAGATGGGTGGCTGAATTTATCAGTGGTTCCTCGAGAGCGATGCCTCAGGTCGGTAAATGCTTCGCCTGCCGCAAGGCGAGCGGCTCAAAGAGCTGCGGCGGAGTAATTATAAATAATAAATTCTCAATATGAAGGAAGGAGGTGCATCAAATGCCTACAATTAATCAGCTGGTTCGCAAGAGCCGCAAGAGCATGCAGGAGAAATCGAATGCACCGGCACTGAAGAATTGCCCGCAGAAGCGTGGCGTCTGCACGAGGGTCTACACGACGACCCCGAAGAAGCCGAACTCGGCTCTCCGCAAGGTCGCCCGTGTTCGCTTGACGAACAGCATCGAGGTGACGGCATACATTCCCGGTATTGGCCATAATCTGCAGGAGCATAGCGTTGTCTTGATCCGCGGCGGCCGTGTCAAGGATCTGCCTGGTGTTCGCTACCACATCATCCGTGGTTCGCTGGATACGGCGGGCGTTCAGGATCGCGGTCAGGCGAGGTCGAAGTACGGCGCGAAGCGCGCGAAGAAGAAGTGAGACGCTTTTTCTGAGAAGAGATTATAGCCAGGAGGGGTAAGTATGCCAAGAAAAGGTGCCGTACCCAGACGTGACGTGTTGCCGGATCCGGTATACAAGTCCAAGACGGTTACAAAATTTATCAACAAGGTGATGCTCTCGGGCAAGAAGAGTGTTGCCGAGCGCGTCGTTTACGATGCGTTTGAGACGATCCGCGCCAAGACGGGCAAGGATCCTCTGGAGGTCTTCGAGACGGCTCTGAAGAATGTCATGCCGGTTCTCGAGGTGCGCGCACGCCGTGTCGGTGGTGCGAATTATCAGGTGCCGGTTGAGGTTCGTCCCGATCGCCGCATGACGCTCGGCATTCGCTGGCTTGTGAACTACGCAAGACTGCGCGGCGAGAAGACCATGGACGAGAGGCTTTCGGGCGAGCTCATGGACGCAGCGAACAATACGGGCGCGGCGATCAAGAAAAAAGAAGATACGCATAAGATGGCTGAGGCTAATAAGGCATTCGCTCATTATCGTTGGTAATCCCAAGCAGTATCTCAACTAGTTAAGGAGCGATAATAAGTGGCAAGAGAGTTTTCTCTGGAAAAAACTCGCAATATCGGCATCATGGCTCACATCGATGCCGGCAAGACAACGACGACAGAGCGTATCCTCTTTTATACGGGCATTACACATAAGATCGGTGAGGTTCATGATGGCGCTGCCACGATGGACTGGATGGCACAGGAGCAGGAGCGCGGCATCACGATCACGTCGGCTGCGACGACCTGCCATTGGAAGAATCATCGCATCAACATCATTGATACGCCCGGTCACGTTGACTTCACAGTCGAGGTGGAGCG of the Selenomonas sputigena genome contains:
- a CDS encoding RAMP superfamily CRISPR-associated protein, which codes for MSEESIKSKVILKGTLVLDAPLLIGAGGSGAGNEIDTEVLKTKAGQPFIPGTSLAGALRDFMTAENALGMRLLFGTEAAYERQHNAAWQSSIRIDDVKLNNVEIVVRDGVSLDEITGTAIEHHKFDYEAVGSGATGKFFAEITQRGIHERYEDAMKEAVDLLAHRLAAGFSLGAHTAKGFGEIHVGELKVYRYDFKNPDHVRAWLGSEGKSEALVEPEVYERQKGFYAKDDCVLEAKFALKSSLLVRDYARAMEVKTAERMDDKGTSVQALMLRENDHWLIPGASIKGALRHRAAEILRKLDIDSTLLDRMMGPSLDRIKEKPAEKWKSHLLVSEARLENGVVTGLQTRVRIDRFTGGKIDTALFATAPIWQREKEGAALSMRLVLHEPKEEERAWQIGLLLLLLKELSLGRLALGGEKGIGRGVLEGRGAVLHYHGEEIAWDATPGALTDEERRKLQGFVEALLKKREAKAL
- the csx19 gene encoding CRISPR-associated protein Csx19, which encodes MSIELALEDQMCIQQGSSERLAVSLARKEAALCEKLEVLGMKEANVVVWQVHGITWGRWQNGSLKLAGDAAKKCSLWLELRVFNEEEELHLKKSGDMWLGRWRKDGAGEATEYVDSISRFWGERVEAADAPEGYMKLEDAARKLKQILPQAEERAKYYGLVTRSYIGYEATGQAGYADYRYVRIAAADVEGGMEDGNAR
- a CDS encoding TIGR03986 family CRISPR-associated RAMP protein; protein product: MAMRDEKATASYNFVPLPATVIRSPIDGGAKNDAERQENYKRYVKEHGRLSGYIELSCRTMTPVFIGTGDKEGAFFAPVGKPVLPGSTLRGMVKNIFKIVTCGAMRTMKSDVVGGQRQDFDVDNRRLYFRTVAAKKNSLTKLYDEELLERTDTDEDGERISITKAEAAFLVHDSQDGNHYMCRAEYRHKKVEDKGFLKHNAGKILWETYERTGELPCFTGAMFSKKRYTVHFNPDWNDRVLVTPEVIAQYKEDLLRSDVLDLFKLARKNEEARNFTGDDRYDFVVPCFYKNENGTVKHFGFGQFYRICYPYRLGEAGHIPEILQSKAVDYADALFGRTELWGSRLFFEDAVLKESKGFEGQHYSKTLGEPKPTSFQLYMKQEDGKNLNHWGTENAAIRGYKLYWHQKPGFRWQKDGDVKDNVDRKLRPLKAGNVFKGRIRFKNLSEVELGALLKVFSLAAKDRELCFKIGQGKGIGLGSVRIDAKLVLVDEVHGYEQLFAADGDWNKAEKETSMEAYLKAFDDVIAQLGKTERARYELSQQALLDLLDWKAVEQKDWAARTRQMTLGDRDSSDRDEVSDAEKKQFRNRWVLPTAHEVYDEGIGK
- the cas6 gene encoding CRISPR-associated endoribonuclease Cas6 codes for the protein MIGAVVYRLRAEDTARVPVFHGRWLHGLFFKIMEGYSAELSTYVHETLNVKPFTVSLLKWRQEKDEGGYRVVTRGESLSWRVTALREDVLQAALHVRTGEVLQAGNLPLRVEKVKADGTEDSGVVDEMELVGAALQAGRIAELRLRFLSPVAFRRDDKDYPTPDPVFIFSSLADKWQQAAMPVEMDRAWVREAAARALLAEWHGSSRRVYFGGDRGMLAFSGRFSYDVTALNEEEQHALLLLAQFANFSGVGRLTGQGFGETRAMYRLLR
- the cas1 gene encoding CRISPR-associated endonuclease Cas1; protein product: MCVIYMMSEETKAIKDHGRLILYRRDEKVASQPIRHISGVVVTKQAHITMPLVYALLEEGIPISYMDFRGRVLGVLGGEQISLEHLFRQKEVMERPKEQIRLVREIVCRKIGSQRRLLKEYSYRERELQAMAAIGRLAACAHKAKYLMDLEVLRGMEGAASRAYFSAFPCLLNEKIWRWEGRAQHPAHDAVNALLNYGYAFLEKEVRLALAGSGLDARLGFFHANNGRKDSLVYDMMEPYRHDVLDRLVLNLLRGGSFTPDDFFVTGEECRLSPAAKKIWAAHYENYMEKPTARYDGLSPREMIRREIENFGTRVLRKKGDGDV
- the cas2 gene encoding CRISPR-associated endonuclease Cas2; its protein translation is MKFLIGYDIASNRVRSRVAKYLEGKAYRIQYSVFLFEGTEREAQEIRAALLTLTEKEEGRALFMAPMCEACCARIWKAGKMREEDEICIVA
- a CDS encoding L7Ae/L30e/S12e/Gadd45 family ribosomal protein translates to MTLESLRDAERVIGVKQVTKAVQKSRADAVFLADDADERVTQPLLDLASEIGVQVVHVPTMQELGKACSIEVGAAAAAVLKETMIK
- the rpsL gene encoding 30S ribosomal protein S12 — its product is MPTINQLVRKSRKSMQEKSNAPALKNCPQKRGVCTRVYTTTPKKPNSALRKVARVRLTNSIEVTAYIPGIGHNLQEHSVVLIRGGRVKDLPGVRYHIIRGSLDTAGVQDRGQARSKYGAKRAKKK
- the rpsG gene encoding 30S ribosomal protein S7; this encodes MPRKGAVPRRDVLPDPVYKSKTVTKFINKVMLSGKKSVAERVVYDAFETIRAKTGKDPLEVFETALKNVMPVLEVRARRVGGANYQVPVEVRPDRRMTLGIRWLVNYARLRGEKTMDERLSGELMDAANNTGAAIKKKEDTHKMAEANKAFAHYRW